In the genome of Halococcus hamelinensis 100A6, the window GTCGGCGACCGTGCCGAGGTGGCCTTCGACTGTCACTGGTCGTACACCGCCGACGGGGCCAAACGTCTCGCGTACGCACTCGAAGACTATCCGATCTGGTGGCTCGAGGACCCGATCCCCCCCGAGAACCACGACGTCCAGCGGACGGTCACGCAGTCGACGACCACACCGATCGCGACGGGCGAGAACGTCTATCGGACCCACGGAAGCCGTCGCCTGATCGAGGAGGAGGCGGTCGACATCCTCGCGCCCGACATCCCCCGCGTTGGCGGGATGCGCGAGGGAATGAAGATCGCGAACATGGCCGACGATTACTACGTGCCGCTCGCGATGCACAACGTCTCCTCGCCGATCGGGACG includes:
- a CDS encoding mandelate racemase/muconate lactonizing enzyme family protein; protein product: VGDRAEVAFDCHWSYTADGAKRLAYALEDYPIWWLEDPIPPENHDVQRTVTQSTTTPIATGENVYRTHGSRRLIEEEAVDILAPDIPRVGGMREGMKIANMADDYYVPLAMHNVSSPIGTMASAQLGAAIPNVLAVEYHSYQLGWWEDLVEESVLGTGRLPIPDEPGLGLTLDFDTVGEHLVAGETLFDET